One Nitrospinota bacterium genomic window carries:
- the atpA gene encoding F0F1 ATP synthase subunit alpha, with amino-acid sequence MSLRADEISSLIEKQIQGFEDSVELKETGRVISVGDGIARIYGLENAMSGELLEFPGGLVGMVLNLEEDNVGAILLGFDSDIKEGDEVKRTGRIMEVPIGPELIGRVVNGLGEPIDGRGPVKTSKFGPIERIAPGVIDRKSVHEPMQTGIKAIDGMIPIGRGQRELIIGDRQTGKTAVAIDTIINQKGQNVFCIYVAVGQKRSTVARVVKTLEQHGAMKYTIVVSASASEPAPMQFIAPYAGCAMGEYFRDNGQHCLIVYDDLTKQAAAYRQLSLLLRRPPGREAYPGDVFFLHSRLLERSAKVSDELGAGSMTALPIIETQAGDVSAYIPTNVISITDGQIFLETDLFFSGVRPAINVGLSVSRVGGAAQIKAMKQVAGQLRLDLAQYREMAAFAQFGSDLDAATQSQLSRGERLVEILKQDQYKPLSVAQQIIAIFVGVRGLLEDIAVKDVKKFESGLLNFIGEKYPDIISGIEKEKKLDDATEAKLKEVIAEYKGLF; translated from the coding sequence GTGAGTTTGCGAGCCGATGAGATTAGTTCTCTGATCGAAAAACAGATCCAGGGGTTTGAAGACAGTGTCGAGCTCAAAGAAACGGGTCGCGTGATTTCGGTTGGAGACGGTATTGCCCGTATCTATGGGTTGGAAAATGCGATGTCCGGCGAACTTTTGGAATTTCCTGGCGGTTTGGTCGGCATGGTGCTGAACCTGGAAGAAGATAATGTGGGCGCCATTCTCCTTGGATTCGACAGCGATATTAAAGAAGGCGATGAAGTCAAGCGCACCGGCCGCATCATGGAAGTTCCCATCGGTCCGGAGTTGATCGGTCGAGTGGTGAACGGCCTCGGAGAGCCTATTGACGGTCGCGGTCCTGTGAAGACCAGTAAGTTTGGTCCTATTGAGCGTATTGCACCCGGCGTCATCGACCGAAAATCCGTACACGAGCCCATGCAGACCGGAATCAAGGCGATTGACGGGATGATCCCGATCGGTCGTGGTCAACGGGAATTGATCATTGGCGATCGGCAGACCGGAAAAACAGCGGTTGCGATTGACACCATCATCAATCAAAAGGGTCAGAACGTATTCTGTATTTATGTGGCTGTTGGTCAAAAACGTTCCACAGTGGCCCGCGTGGTTAAAACCCTGGAGCAACATGGGGCGATGAAATACACCATTGTTGTTTCGGCATCTGCCAGTGAGCCGGCTCCCATGCAGTTCATTGCACCTTATGCGGGTTGTGCGATGGGTGAATATTTCCGCGATAACGGGCAGCATTGTCTTATCGTTTATGACGATCTGACCAAACAGGCCGCGGCGTATCGCCAGTTATCCCTTTTGCTGAGACGTCCTCCGGGACGCGAAGCTTATCCGGGAGACGTGTTTTTTCTCCATTCACGATTGCTCGAACGGTCCGCCAAGGTCAGTGATGAACTGGGCGCGGGTTCCATGACGGCTCTTCCTATCATCGAAACCCAGGCGGGTGACGTTTCGGCGTATATCCCGACCAATGTAATTTCCATTACCGACGGTCAGATCTTTTTGGAAACCGATCTTTTCTTTTCGGGGGTCCGGCCTGCGATCAACGTTGGATTGTCGGTTTCCCGTGTTGGCGGCGCCGCTCAGATCAAGGCCATGAAACAGGTGGCCGGTCAGTTGCGGCTCGATCTGGCTCAGTACCGTGAAATGGCGGCATTTGCCCAGTTTGGCAGTGACCTCGACGCCGCGACTCAGTCACAGTTGTCGCGGGGCGAACGGCTGGTTGAAATCCTGAAACAGGATCAGTACAAGCCGCTTTCCGTGGCCCAGCAGATCATTGCAATATTTGTGGGTGTGCGCGGATTGTTGGAAGACATTGCCGTAAAGGATGTTAAGAAATTTGAAAGTGGTTTGTTGAATTTTATTGGTGAAAAATATCCTGACATCATCAGCGGCATTGAAAAAGAAAAGAAGCTGGACGATGCAACGGAAGCCAAGCTGAAGGAAGTCATCGCGGAATACAAGGGGTTATTCTAA